A genomic segment from Desulfurispirillum indicum S5 encodes:
- a CDS encoding DUF2023 family protein: MQVFHHHIYEFKKGLRNLILHTAPATHRSLVIKKLEHHGIDYLIYDQAPGKINIFFGDPSCIQVLRLIGKQSLNHFTLEEDFMLGIMLGYDRKKQCERYITRSAKAQAVQELTG, from the coding sequence ATGCAGGTATTCCATCACCATATATACGAATTCAAAAAGGGCCTGCGCAACCTGATTCTTCATACCGCGCCAGCTACCCACCGCTCATTGGTCATCAAAAAACTGGAGCACCACGGCATCGACTACCTCATCTACGACCAGGCTCCGGGAAAGATAAACATCTTTTTCGGCGATCCTTCCTGCATCCAGGTGCTGCGCCTGATCGGCAAGCAGAGCCTCAACCACTTCACCCTTGAAGAGGACTTCATGCTGGGCATCATGCTCGGTTACGACCGTAAAAAGCAGTGCGAACGATATATCACCCGCAGCGCCAAGGCCCAGGCGGTACAGGAACTGACGGGCTGA
- a CDS encoding GSU3529 family protein → MSVFEDLRAALQRRSDAGEFPDFLYGPVKSIAESPDTYGDREEIVETLLMQVDEYETYAESGCCKTAFDSEDIKVTLKRLGYPGPVGSR, encoded by the coding sequence ATGAGTGTGTTTGAAGATTTGCGCGCAGCTCTGCAACGCCGTTCTGATGCGGGGGAGTTTCCCGATTTTCTCTATGGACCGGTGAAGTCCATTGCCGAGAGTCCCGATACCTATGGCGACCGGGAAGAGATCGTGGAAACCCTGCTGATGCAGGTGGACGAATATGAAACCTACGCCGAGAGTGGCTGTTGCAAAACCGCCTTTGATTCCGAAGACATCAAGGTAACCCTGAAGCGGCTGGGCTATCCGGGGCCGGTGGGCTCCCGGTAG
- the cysT gene encoding sulfate ABC transporter permease subunit CysT codes for MKRFRQPSILPGFNLTMGFSLLYLTFIFFIPVGGLLLYTSMMSWEEFWRAVSHPQVVASYKLSFGASLAGASINLVFGALVAWVLVRYSFPGKRIVDALIDLPFALPTAVAGIALVTLYSGTGWVGQYLEIWGIRVAYTQLGVVVALTYIGLPFVVRTVQPVLEDFEAELEEASAALGASRTTTILRVIFPALLPALLTGFALAFARALGEYGSVVFISGNLPYATEITPLLIVAKTEQYDYNGAAAIGTVMLLAAFVMLVVINGLQWWASRRFGH; via the coding sequence ATGAAACGCTTCCGACAACCCAGCATACTGCCCGGTTTCAACCTGACCATGGGATTCTCCCTGCTCTACCTGACCTTCATCTTCTTTATCCCGGTGGGGGGACTGCTGCTCTACACGAGCATGATGAGCTGGGAGGAGTTCTGGCGGGCCGTGAGTCATCCCCAGGTAGTGGCATCCTACAAGCTCTCCTTCGGGGCATCCCTGGCCGGTGCCTCCATCAACCTGGTCTTTGGTGCCCTGGTGGCCTGGGTGCTGGTGCGTTACTCCTTTCCCGGCAAGCGCATCGTGGATGCCCTCATCGACCTGCCCTTTGCCCTGCCCACCGCCGTGGCGGGCATCGCCCTGGTGACCCTCTACTCCGGCACCGGCTGGGTGGGGCAGTACCTGGAAATCTGGGGCATCCGGGTGGCCTATACCCAGCTTGGCGTGGTGGTAGCCCTGACCTACATCGGCCTGCCCTTTGTGGTGCGCACCGTGCAGCCGGTACTGGAAGACTTTGAAGCGGAGCTGGAAGAGGCCTCAGCCGCTCTGGGAGCCTCCCGTACCACAACCATCCTGCGGGTGATTTTCCCCGCCCTGCTGCCCGCGCTGCTCACCGGCTTTGCCCTGGCCTTTGCCCGCGCCCTGGGAGAGTACGGTTCGGTGGTCTTTATCTCCGGCAACCTGCCCTATGCCACCGAGATCACGCCCCTGCTGATTGTGGCCAAGACCGAGCAGTACGACTATAACGGCGCTGCCGCCATTGGCACGGTCATGTTACTGGCGGCCTTTGTGATGCTGGTGGTGATTAATGGGTTGCAGTGGTGGGCCAGTCGGCGCTTCGGCCACTGA
- a CDS encoding RrF2 family transcriptional regulator, which yields MACVSSKGAYGLAAMLYLAQHADKLIQIRDIAKNGGIPQNYLEQLLVQLKKNGFVESTRGAGGGYRLAMEPKDITIYQILEALEGELCANRYDVDNKALEFFWDDIRRKIQEVFGQTLADLVDLSEKMESNTMYYI from the coding sequence ATGGCGTGTGTTTCATCCAAGGGAGCCTATGGGCTGGCGGCTATGCTTTACCTGGCGCAGCATGCTGACAAGCTTATCCAGATACGGGATATCGCCAAAAACGGCGGCATCCCCCAGAATTACCTGGAGCAGCTGCTGGTACAGCTGAAAAAGAATGGCTTTGTGGAAAGTACCCGCGGAGCAGGGGGCGGATATCGCCTGGCCATGGAGCCCAAGGATATCACCATCTATCAGATTCTCGAGGCCCTGGAGGGTGAGCTGTGCGCCAATCGTTACGATGTGGACAACAAGGCTCTGGAATTCTTCTGGGACGACATCCGTCGGAAAATCCAGGAGGTGTTCGGACAGACCCTGGCTGATCTGGTGGATCTGAGCGAAAAAATGGAATCCAACACCATGTACTACATCTAG
- a CDS encoding AI-2E family transporter, which translates to MLRILRDWYDDHFSNPQVAILAIALIIGFSVVIFMGNILMPFFAAIIIAYLLDGLVQKLCRLGIPHTPAAILVFVVFMGAFLFLLFAIVPMIARQLTQLAREMPLMINMGQQALMRLPEMYPEFISQQQVRNYINLMTSEVGKFSQQILSWSLASVTSIIAFLVYLILVPLMVFFFLKDKEHLIQWFSSFLPENRPLMNLVWSEVNIKIASYVRGKAMEIIIVWAISYATFAIMGLDFALLLAMLVGISVLIPYVGATVVTIPIAFIAYVQWGFTSQFAYLMIAYAIIQFFDGNILVPILFSEVVNLHPIAIVTSILVFGGLWGFWGIFFAIPLATLIQSIIGAWPNKEVIQEQEGLAQEESPPAS; encoded by the coding sequence ATGCTACGCATTCTGCGCGACTGGTATGATGATCACTTTTCCAACCCCCAGGTAGCCATACTGGCCATTGCCCTGATTATCGGCTTCAGTGTCGTGATCTTCATGGGCAATATACTCATGCCCTTTTTCGCAGCCATCATCATTGCCTACCTGCTGGATGGACTGGTGCAGAAGCTGTGCCGGCTGGGAATTCCCCATACCCCCGCGGCCATCCTGGTCTTCGTGGTGTTCATGGGCGCTTTCCTGTTCCTGCTCTTTGCCATCGTCCCCATGATTGCCCGCCAGCTCACCCAGCTGGCCCGCGAAATGCCGCTGATGATTAACATGGGACAACAGGCGCTGATGCGCCTGCCCGAGATGTATCCCGAGTTTATCAGCCAGCAGCAGGTGCGCAACTATATCAACCTGATGACCAGCGAAGTGGGGAAGTTCAGCCAGCAGATCCTCTCCTGGTCACTGGCTTCTGTCACCAGCATCATCGCCTTCCTGGTCTACCTGATCCTCGTGCCTCTTATGGTCTTCTTCTTCCTGAAGGACAAGGAGCACCTGATCCAGTGGTTCAGCAGCTTCCTGCCGGAGAATCGGCCCCTCATGAATCTGGTGTGGTCCGAGGTCAATATCAAGATCGCCAGCTATGTGCGCGGCAAGGCCATGGAAATCATCATAGTCTGGGCTATCAGCTACGCCACCTTTGCCATCATGGGGCTGGACTTTGCCCTGCTGCTGGCCATGCTGGTGGGCATCTCCGTGCTGATCCCCTACGTGGGCGCCACGGTGGTGACGATCCCCATCGCCTTTATCGCCTATGTGCAGTGGGGCTTCACCTCACAGTTCGCCTACCTGATGATCGCCTATGCCATTATCCAGTTTTTTGACGGCAATATCCTCGTGCCCATCCTCTTCTCCGAAGTGGTCAACCTGCACCCCATCGCCATTGTCACCTCGATCCTCGTCTTCGGCGGTCTGTGGGGTTTCTGGGGGATATTCTTCGCCATACCCCTGGCGACGCTTATCCAGTCCATTATCGGTGCCTGGCCCAACAAGGAGGTCATTCAGGAGCAGGAAGGACTCGCCCAGGAAGAGTCGCCGCCCGCTTCATGA
- the cysW gene encoding sulfate ABC transporter permease subunit CysW: protein MTTLTPTHIPIDPAARWKRATEEPAWVRRSLIAVALGFLAFFLVLPLVVVLYSAFEQGLGVWYASITEPDALHAIRLTLTVVLIVVPVNVVFGVAIAWAIAKFEFRGKPLLISILDLPFAISPVVVGLIFVILFGSQGWLGSWLSAHDLRIIYAVPGIVIVIAFGTLPFVARELIPLMQQQGKQEEEASLILGAGGWKTFWHVTLPNIKWGLIYGIILCNARAMGEFGAVAIVSGRIRGETNTMPLHIEVLYNEYMFTAAFAVSSLLTGLALVTIAIKSFVEWRESHAN from the coding sequence ATGACCACACTCACACCCACCCATATCCCCATAGACCCCGCCGCCCGCTGGAAGCGGGCCACGGAAGAGCCCGCCTGGGTGCGGCGCAGCCTGATTGCCGTGGCGCTGGGCTTTCTGGCGTTTTTCCTGGTGCTGCCCCTGGTGGTAGTGCTCTACAGCGCCTTTGAGCAGGGCCTGGGTGTCTGGTACGCCTCCATCACCGAACCCGACGCCCTGCACGCCATCCGCTTGACCCTGACCGTGGTTCTCATCGTCGTCCCCGTCAATGTGGTCTTCGGAGTCGCCATTGCCTGGGCCATCGCCAAGTTCGAGTTTCGCGGCAAGCCCCTGCTGATCTCCATCCTCGACCTGCCCTTTGCCATTTCACCCGTGGTGGTGGGCCTGATCTTTGTCATCCTCTTCGGCTCACAGGGCTGGCTTGGCAGCTGGCTCAGCGCCCACGACCTGCGCATCATCTACGCCGTGCCAGGCATCGTCATCGTCATCGCCTTCGGCACCCTGCCCTTTGTGGCCCGTGAACTCATCCCCCTGATGCAGCAGCAAGGCAAGCAGGAAGAAGAGGCCTCCCTCATTCTGGGGGCCGGAGGCTGGAAAACCTTCTGGCACGTGACCCTGCCCAACATCAAGTGGGGACTCATCTACGGCATCATCCTCTGTAACGCGCGCGCCATGGGGGAATTCGGCGCCGTGGCCATCGTCTCGGGACGGATCCGGGGCGAAACCAACACCATGCCCCTGCACATCGAAGTGCTCTACAACGAATACATGTTCACCGCCGCCTTCGCCGTATCCTCCCTGTTGACCGGGCTGGCGCTGGTAACCATCGCCATTAAGAGCTTCGTGGAGTGGAGGGAGAGTCATGCAAACTGA
- the cysK gene encoding cysteine synthase A translates to MKIHYNITELIGNTPLLKLNRVDGAANAMVLGKCEFLNPTASVKDRIGYSMIDAAIASGMIKSSRTTIIEPTSGNTGIALASICASMGLKLILTMPDSMSLERQKLLRALGASLELTPSELGMKGAVDRAMELSREIPDAIVLQQFNNKANPKVHRATTAEEIWRDTEGKVDIFVCGVGTGGTISGVADVLKARKPDVRIVAVEPQGSAVLQGGKPGAHKLQGLGAGFIPKVMDMSLIDEVISVSDEDALAMTRQLASLEGVLVGISSGANVHAALQVAHRPENAGKVIVTMLTDTGERYLSANVFD, encoded by the coding sequence GTGAAAATTCACTATAATATTACAGAATTGATAGGCAATACTCCCCTGCTGAAACTCAACCGCGTCGATGGTGCCGCCAACGCCATGGTTCTGGGCAAATGCGAATTCCTCAATCCCACCGCTTCTGTCAAGGATCGCATCGGCTACAGCATGATTGACGCCGCCATTGCCAGCGGCATGATCAAAAGCAGCCGAACGACTATCATCGAGCCTACCAGCGGCAATACGGGCATCGCCCTGGCCAGCATCTGCGCCTCCATGGGGCTGAAGCTGATCCTCACCATGCCTGACTCCATGAGTCTGGAGCGGCAGAAACTGCTGCGCGCCCTGGGAGCCTCCCTGGAACTGACCCCCTCTGAACTGGGAATGAAAGGGGCAGTGGATCGCGCCATGGAGCTCAGTCGGGAAATTCCCGACGCTATCGTGCTCCAGCAGTTCAACAACAAGGCTAACCCCAAGGTTCACCGCGCCACAACTGCCGAGGAAATCTGGCGCGACACCGAGGGCAAGGTCGATATCTTCGTGTGCGGTGTCGGCACTGGCGGAACCATTTCCGGCGTGGCCGATGTGCTGAAAGCCCGCAAGCCGGATGTCCGGATCGTTGCCGTTGAGCCCCAGGGCTCAGCTGTCCTGCAGGGTGGCAAACCCGGCGCCCACAAACTTCAGGGTCTTGGTGCCGGCTTCATCCCCAAGGTGATGGACATGAGCCTGATCGATGAGGTCATCAGCGTCAGCGATGAAGACGCTCTTGCCATGACCCGCCAGCTGGCCAGTCTCGAAGGTGTACTGGTGGGAATCTCTTCGGGTGCCAATGTCCATGCTGCCCTCCAGGTTGCCCACCGCCCAGAAAATGCCGGCAAGGTCATCGTGACCATGCTCACCGATACCGGGGAGCGCTATCTCAGCGCCAACGTATTTGACTGA
- a CDS encoding SDR family oxidoreductase, which produces MRVLLTGANGYIGRRLKRWLQAQHSGSLRLMVRHRASISQDALDDCEVVEGDVLKPQTLTSALQGVDVAYYLVHSLAAGERFKELDRQGAENFRAAAIAAGVRRIIYLGGLGDKDQASEHLVSRIETGEILSSCPDDVQTLWFRAGVIIGSGSTSFEIIRNLVQKLPVLVTPRWVSTKAQPIAVDDVIAFLGQAASLEVAGNRVIDIGSEVMSYGEMMLATARVMGLRRLLIPVPLLTPRLSSYWLALFTPVPYPVARALIDGLGSEVLVRNDEASRLFASVPLSYEEAVRRAIAEIERDQVVSRWSDAWGRAPEASMVEGIAHAVFVDRRVRQLGSCTPGQVFASFTTVGGETGWFRFSWLWGLRGLIDKVLGGVGLRRGRRQMCDLRVGDCLDFWKVVDLQENRRLLLMAQMKVPGKAWLEFVVDDGQLLQTAYFYPSGLWGRLYWYLMVPAHFFVFNDLANQIMKRAATLPGRVLPAPE; this is translated from the coding sequence ATGCGAGTTTTGTTGACGGGTGCCAATGGGTATATCGGGCGGCGGCTGAAGCGTTGGTTGCAGGCGCAGCACTCTGGTTCGCTGCGTTTGATGGTGCGGCACCGGGCTTCCATTTCCCAGGATGCTCTGGATGACTGCGAGGTGGTGGAGGGCGACGTGCTGAAGCCCCAGACGCTGACTTCTGCGCTGCAGGGTGTGGATGTTGCCTACTATCTGGTGCATTCCCTGGCAGCCGGAGAACGCTTCAAAGAGCTTGATCGGCAGGGGGCGGAGAATTTTCGTGCTGCTGCGATTGCGGCGGGGGTCAGGCGCATCATTTACCTTGGAGGATTGGGAGACAAGGATCAGGCCAGTGAGCATCTGGTAAGCCGCATAGAGACCGGGGAGATTCTTTCCAGCTGCCCTGACGATGTACAGACCCTGTGGTTTCGTGCCGGGGTGATTATCGGTTCCGGTTCCACCAGCTTTGAAATTATCCGTAACCTGGTGCAGAAGCTGCCGGTGCTGGTGACGCCACGCTGGGTCAGTACAAAAGCTCAGCCCATTGCGGTGGACGATGTGATTGCTTTCTTAGGGCAGGCGGCCAGCCTGGAGGTGGCGGGTAACCGCGTGATTGATATCGGCAGCGAAGTGATGAGTTATGGAGAGATGATGCTGGCCACCGCCCGGGTCATGGGACTCAGGCGCTTGCTGATTCCTGTTCCCCTGTTGACGCCACGCCTTTCTTCCTACTGGCTGGCATTGTTTACACCAGTGCCCTATCCGGTGGCCCGCGCCCTCATCGATGGATTGGGTTCCGAGGTGCTGGTGCGCAATGATGAGGCCAGCCGGCTTTTTGCCAGCGTGCCTCTTTCCTATGAAGAGGCGGTGCGCCGCGCTATTGCCGAAATAGAGCGTGATCAGGTTGTCAGCCGCTGGTCCGATGCCTGGGGCCGTGCGCCGGAGGCTTCCATGGTGGAAGGTATTGCCCATGCGGTCTTTGTGGATCGACGCGTGCGCCAGCTGGGAAGCTGCACTCCGGGGCAGGTCTTCGCTTCCTTCACCACGGTAGGTGGTGAGACAGGTTGGTTTCGTTTCAGCTGGCTGTGGGGATTGCGGGGGCTGATTGACAAGGTGCTGGGAGGCGTGGGTCTGCGGCGTGGGCGTCGCCAGATGTGCGATCTGCGGGTGGGCGACTGCCTGGACTTCTGGAAGGTGGTGGATCTGCAGGAAAATCGGCGCCTGTTACTGATGGCCCAGATGAAGGTTCCCGGAAAAGCGTGGCTGGAGTTCGTGGTGGATGACGGGCAGTTGCTGCAGACGGCCTACTTCTATCCCAGCGGTTTGTGGGGGCGGCTCTACTGGTATCTGATGGTGCCCGCCCACTTCTTTGTTTTCAATGATCTGGCGAATCAGATCATGAAGCGGGCGGCGACTCTTCCTGGGCGAGTCCTTCCTGCTCCTGAATGA
- a CDS encoding aminotransferase class V-fold PLP-dependent enzyme, translating to MTVYLDCNATTPLEPRVQSVIQRYMEEEYGNAASPVHQYGEGARMAVETGRTQVARVVGARRDEVIFTSGATEANNLAVLGLADYGLATGRRHLVTTALEHKSVLEPMEYLASRGFSLTILPADSSGRVSAQNAAAALRPDTLLVSVMQVNNETGIRQPVEEIATVLEGHDAFFHVDAAQGFGKELVSLQHPRIDMISASAHKIFGPKGVGALIARRRGGSCPPLQPLQFGGGQEQGLRPGTLAVPLIAGFGTAASMAVRQEQQRHSACEAFRRQVLAGLQGLTYHINGDPQYCLPHTLNISLPGVPTMEAVRIVKEHIAISSGSACTAHTAEPSHVLHAMGLSEKRVATAIRLAWCHLTPPVDWPSVVQQWKQVMNKGE from the coding sequence GTGACCGTCTATCTGGACTGCAACGCCACCACCCCCCTGGAGCCCAGGGTGCAGAGCGTTATTCAGCGCTATATGGAGGAAGAATACGGAAACGCGGCCAGTCCGGTGCACCAGTATGGCGAAGGCGCCCGCATGGCTGTGGAAACAGGCCGGACACAGGTGGCGCGGGTGGTTGGGGCGCGACGCGATGAGGTTATTTTCACCAGCGGTGCCACGGAGGCCAATAACCTGGCTGTACTGGGACTCGCCGACTATGGCCTTGCGACGGGCAGACGCCACCTGGTGACCACGGCGCTGGAGCACAAGTCGGTGCTGGAGCCCATGGAATATCTGGCATCGCGGGGATTCTCTCTTACCATTCTCCCCGCAGATTCCAGCGGACGGGTGAGCGCCCAAAACGCAGCTGCGGCGTTGCGCCCTGACACTCTGCTGGTCTCTGTCATGCAAGTCAACAATGAGACGGGAATCCGTCAACCCGTTGAAGAAATTGCCACTGTACTGGAGGGCCATGACGCCTTTTTCCACGTGGACGCTGCCCAGGGTTTTGGCAAAGAGCTGGTGAGCCTGCAGCACCCACGTATCGACATGATCAGCGCCAGTGCCCATAAAATATTTGGCCCCAAGGGAGTTGGAGCCCTGATTGCCCGCAGGCGCGGGGGGAGTTGTCCGCCGCTGCAACCCCTGCAGTTTGGAGGTGGCCAGGAACAGGGCCTGCGCCCTGGAACCCTGGCGGTTCCCCTGATCGCCGGATTCGGAACGGCCGCCAGCATGGCTGTACGCCAGGAACAACAGCGCCACTCTGCCTGTGAAGCATTTCGCCGTCAGGTTCTCGCGGGCTTGCAGGGGCTTACGTACCACATAAATGGCGACCCGCAGTACTGCTTGCCCCACACGCTGAATATCTCCCTGCCCGGCGTTCCCACCATGGAAGCTGTCCGGATCGTCAAGGAGCATATCGCCATTTCCAGCGGTTCGGCCTGTACCGCCCATACGGCAGAGCCGAGCCACGTGCTGCACGCCATGGGGCTTTCGGAAAAGCGAGTCGCCACGGCCATTCGCCTGGCCTGGTGTCACCTGACACCGCCCGTGGACTGGCCGTCGGTGGTGCAGCAGTGGAAGCAAGTAATGAACAAAGGAGAGTGA
- a CDS encoding ExeM/NucH family extracellular endonuclease, translated as MRISVIWGAILALFLNAFASACPLPSTASLAEVKAQSEQTINRSVRVDGVVSGVFTGRDQLGGFYLQQPSARKGQLPAGIFVYAPRLSGDQQQLLRRGAHIQLQATVSRFRGNIQLTEPQQLQSCGMVELVPVPFALPLPAAQRADYTDLLVHIPGPLTVTSNFDLLRYGSLLLSSEGRLIRPTQHSAIDEDANHHRSIILDDGSYRAYPDPVPYLDALGTRRVGTTLPEGVKGILTHAFDEYRLHPVQEPQFRDDNPRPAPPPAPEPGHLRVATFNMENYFVTPGRRGASNQRELQRQRSRLLAAFHGLDADVVALMEMENHPRALQDWQQWVSRTQSDSREYRVIAGPDPGSDAIQVVLVYDRKRLELMGVDSLVDGVFQRHPVVGHFRDRGSDQRFSVIGVHFKSKTRCPAEGDVDLGQGCWNLQRTQQARMLLQQLGSPAESRFLIAGDLNAYGREDPVRLLQEAGMVNSLGAFDRQTQNYTYIFFGQSGTLDYIFRSSALNDLARGGGIWHINVDEPPFLSYQNPQHSRSDEPWRSSDHDPVWADFAFD; from the coding sequence ATGCGGATTTCTGTGATATGGGGTGCCATCCTTGCGCTGTTCCTGAACGCATTCGCTTCGGCGTGCCCGCTTCCTTCCACCGCATCCCTGGCGGAGGTAAAGGCGCAGTCGGAGCAAACCATCAACCGCAGTGTGCGGGTTGATGGTGTCGTCAGCGGGGTGTTCACCGGTCGTGACCAGCTGGGTGGATTTTATCTGCAGCAACCATCAGCCCGCAAAGGCCAGCTGCCTGCGGGCATCTTTGTCTATGCGCCGCGCCTCAGCGGTGATCAGCAGCAGCTGCTCCGGCGCGGTGCGCATATCCAGCTGCAGGCCACGGTCAGCCGCTTCCGGGGGAATATACAGCTGACTGAGCCGCAGCAGCTGCAATCCTGCGGAATGGTGGAACTGGTGCCTGTCCCCTTTGCCCTGCCCCTTCCTGCCGCGCAGCGCGCCGACTATACGGACCTGCTGGTGCATATCCCCGGCCCCCTGACCGTCACCAGTAATTTTGATCTGCTGCGCTATGGCAGCCTCCTGCTCTCCAGCGAGGGTCGCCTGATTCGTCCCACGCAGCATTCTGCAATTGATGAGGACGCCAATCACCATCGCAGTATCATATTGGATGATGGCAGTTACCGCGCCTATCCTGACCCTGTCCCCTATCTGGATGCCCTGGGCACACGCCGGGTGGGGACGACGCTGCCCGAAGGGGTGAAGGGAATACTGACCCACGCCTTTGATGAATATCGTCTGCATCCGGTGCAGGAACCACAGTTCCGTGATGATAATCCGCGTCCGGCCCCGCCTCCGGCCCCCGAACCTGGACATCTGCGGGTGGCGACCTTCAACATGGAAAACTACTTTGTCACTCCGGGGCGGCGCGGCGCCTCGAACCAGCGTGAACTGCAGCGGCAGCGCTCCAGGCTGCTGGCAGCGTTCCACGGCCTTGATGCCGATGTGGTTGCCCTGATGGAGATGGAGAACCATCCCCGTGCGCTGCAGGACTGGCAGCAGTGGGTGAGCCGTACGCAATCCGATTCACGGGAGTATAGGGTGATCGCGGGGCCCGATCCCGGCAGCGATGCCATTCAGGTGGTGCTGGTCTATGACCGCAAGCGCCTTGAACTGATGGGGGTCGACTCCCTTGTTGACGGAGTTTTTCAGCGTCATCCCGTTGTGGGTCACTTTCGCGACAGAGGAAGTGATCAGCGTTTCAGCGTCATCGGGGTGCACTTCAAGTCCAAGACCCGCTGTCCTGCCGAAGGCGATGTGGATCTGGGGCAGGGGTGCTGGAATCTCCAGCGGACGCAGCAGGCCCGCATGCTGTTGCAGCAGCTGGGCAGTCCGGCAGAGTCCCGCTTTCTGATTGCCGGCGATCTGAATGCCTATGGTCGGGAAGATCCGGTGCGCCTGCTGCAGGAGGCGGGCATGGTCAACAGCCTGGGGGCGTTTGACAGGCAGACACAAAACTATACCTATATTTTTTTTGGTCAGTCAGGCACACTGGACTATATTTTCAGGAGTTCTGCGCTGAACGATCTGGCGCGGGGAGGCGGCATCTGGCATATTAACGTCGATGAGCCACCCTTCCTCTCCTACCAGAATCCGCAGCACAGTCGCAGCGATGAGCCCTGGCGCTCTTCCGACCACGACCCGGTGTGGGCGGATTTCGCCTTTGATTAA
- a CDS encoding sulfate ABC transporter substrate-binding protein, whose translation MPKQRTPIRILFITALALLAWAPAQSRPVTLLNASYDPTREFYREYNQYFARQWQKQTGQSITIRQSHGGSGSQAQAVINGLDADVVTLALAYDVDVLDQRGALIPQNWQERLPGNSSPYTSTIVLLVRAGNPKNIQDWDDLIRDDVQVITPNPKTSGGARWNYLAAWGFAEKKYGRQEKAREFMEKLFANVPVLDPAARGATNTFVQRRIGDVLLAWENEALLVQERLGRGQYEIVVPSVSILAEPPVAVVDRNVDRKETRTVAEAYLEGLYSDEAQRLAGKHSYRPSNPKIAAEFADRFPAVNFFTIDGMFNGWQNAQETHFNDGGVFDDIQERIARNRRR comes from the coding sequence ATGCCAAAACAGCGGACACCTATCAGGATACTTTTCATCACAGCCCTGGCACTCTTGGCATGGGCACCGGCACAATCCCGGCCTGTCACACTGCTGAACGCCTCCTACGACCCAACCCGGGAGTTCTATCGTGAATACAATCAGTACTTTGCCCGCCAGTGGCAGAAGCAGACAGGGCAGTCCATAACCATCCGTCAGTCCCACGGTGGCTCCGGCTCCCAGGCCCAGGCAGTCATCAACGGGCTGGACGCCGATGTGGTGACCCTGGCCCTGGCCTATGATGTGGATGTGCTAGATCAGCGAGGGGCACTGATTCCCCAGAACTGGCAGGAACGCCTGCCTGGCAACTCATCCCCTTACACTTCCACCATTGTGCTGCTGGTGCGGGCGGGTAACCCCAAGAACATTCAGGACTGGGACGACCTGATCCGCGACGACGTGCAGGTGATTACCCCCAACCCCAAAACCTCCGGTGGTGCCCGCTGGAACTATCTGGCGGCCTGGGGCTTTGCCGAGAAAAAATATGGCCGCCAGGAGAAGGCGCGGGAATTCATGGAAAAGCTCTTTGCCAATGTTCCGGTGCTTGATCCAGCGGCCCGCGGCGCCACCAACACCTTTGTCCAGCGTCGCATCGGCGATGTGCTGCTGGCCTGGGAGAACGAAGCCCTGCTGGTGCAGGAGCGGCTGGGTCGTGGTCAATACGAAATCGTGGTGCCTTCGGTCAGCATCCTGGCCGAACCCCCGGTAGCTGTGGTGGATCGCAATGTGGATCGCAAGGAAACCCGCACCGTGGCAGAAGCCTACCTGGAGGGACTCTACAGCGACGAAGCCCAGCGGTTGGCGGGCAAGCACTCCTACCGCCCCTCCAACCCCAAGATAGCCGCCGAATTTGCCGACCGCTTCCCGGCCGTGAACTTCTTTACCATCGATGGGATGTTCAACGGCTGGCAGAACGCCCAGGAGACCCACTTCAACGATGGTGGAGTATTTGATGACATCCAGGAAAGGATCGCCCGCAATCGTCGCCGCTAG